A genomic segment from Streptomyces sp. NBC_00459 encodes:
- a CDS encoding helix-turn-helix domain-containing protein, with the protein MTQSPTIPLPPPTERRRLRESQSLTQAQVAERVGVSRETVRAWETGRTTPRGRKAQRYASLLASTPAPATPTPIPTATVAVAVTEAAVGEELPPAAPLTPAQAFDALYAFCAPTLVRQTYLLTGRRELARESVERAFQLAWHRWPEVAVDPDPAGWVRATAYECALSPWHRFRPRHRHPEAPPADPADRTLLSVLLELPPPYRRTLVLHDGVGLGLPETAAETEASTRAAVGRLLHARTAVTTRLPELADPDRLSSGLAGLATHARLRAARPSSVRAGSERRARSWTRAAIAFTVALIGATTFTLHTAPTRYEPPVAPGTTVEGVPPQAAPGPLSRTERDLRKKLENTTSSGPRRVHPEPR; encoded by the coding sequence GTGACGCAAAGCCCCACGATCCCGCTGCCCCCGCCCACCGAACGCCGGCGCCTGCGCGAGTCCCAGTCGCTGACACAGGCTCAGGTCGCCGAACGGGTGGGCGTCAGCCGCGAGACGGTACGCGCGTGGGAGACCGGCCGTACGACACCGCGCGGACGCAAGGCACAGAGGTACGCGAGCCTGCTGGCATCGACACCGGCTCCCGCCACCCCCACCCCCATCCCCACCGCCACGGTCGCCGTCGCGGTCACCGAAGCAGCGGTCGGCGAAGAGTTGCCACCCGCCGCTCCCCTGACTCCCGCTCAGGCCTTCGACGCGCTCTACGCGTTCTGCGCCCCCACCCTGGTACGCCAGACCTATCTCCTCACCGGGCGGCGCGAGTTGGCGCGCGAGTCGGTCGAACGGGCGTTCCAGCTGGCCTGGCACCGCTGGCCCGAGGTGGCCGTGGACCCGGACCCGGCAGGGTGGGTACGGGCCACGGCGTACGAGTGCGCCCTCTCCCCCTGGCACCGCTTCCGCCCCCGCCACCGCCACCCGGAGGCCCCACCCGCCGACCCGGCCGACCGCACACTGCTGTCCGTCCTCCTGGAACTCCCCCCGCCGTACCGCCGCACCCTGGTCCTCCACGACGGTGTGGGTCTCGGCCTGCCCGAGACCGCGGCGGAGACGGAGGCGAGCACCCGGGCGGCGGTGGGTCGCCTCCTCCACGCCCGTACGGCGGTGACGACCCGTCTGCCGGAGCTCGCGGACCCGGACCGCCTCTCGTCCGGCCTGGCGGGCCTGGCCACCCACGCCCGGCTGCGCGCCGCCCGCCCCTCGTCCGTCCGCGCGGGCAGCGAACGCCGGGCCCGGAGCTGGACCCGGGCGGCGATCGCCTTCACCGTCGCCCTGATCGGCGCCACCACGTTCACCCTCCACACGGCCCCGACACGCTACGAGCCACCGGTGGCCCCGGGGACGACGGTGGAGGGGGTGCCACCGCAGGCGGCACCGGGACCGTTGTCCCGGACGGAACGCGACC
- a CDS encoding cell division protein PerM — protein sequence MALVTQTTDRRLPFPPLRTRVRSRGRSRLRDRLRDRLRDRSPGLGAGLLGGALAAGLGLGSFAVLVMVLWISSPYPDSGPDGALHIAAALWVLAHGAELVRVDGLSGAPAPVGVTPLLLLALPVWLLHRAARDATAGPDDEGATEDAPPLPARTVWLGVVAGYLAVGGGVALYAAGGGLRPDWAWTAVCVPLLAMTAAGAGVWTAYGRPCGPLSPRVLYLLPRSVRRRALDPDARGRGLAAVRAAGAGTAVFVGGGALLVAVSLVGHGGVARASFLQLTEAWSGRIAVLLLCLALIPNAALWGAAYALGPGFALGAGHVIGPPASDPAPLLPPFPLLSAVPDAGPGTPLTWAVTAVPVAAGLTVAWFTARAAGPGEGRTPWSGGRTAANAGLAAALCAGALAVLAALAGGPLGRDALAHVGPVWWQTGAATLAWTASVAVPTALGLRAWRLRKRPKGTGTDIGTDTGTLKLTPSAATAGAKQRHATADDAYAASDPYEAEAAYDFLPADLPSVSPSLSPWYDDTASREARWAALREASSTTPPEPEEARPQPEGTQP from the coding sequence ATGGCGCTCGTGACCCAGACGACCGACCGACGGCTTCCCTTCCCGCCCCTGCGTACCCGGGTCCGCTCCCGGGGCCGTTCCCGGTTGCGCGATCGGCTCCGCGACCGTCTGCGCGACCGTTCCCCCGGACTGGGCGCCGGCCTGCTCGGCGGCGCGCTCGCGGCCGGTCTCGGGCTCGGTTCGTTCGCCGTGCTCGTGATGGTGCTGTGGATCAGCTCGCCGTATCCGGACAGCGGACCCGACGGCGCACTGCACATCGCCGCCGCGCTCTGGGTGCTCGCCCACGGCGCCGAACTCGTCCGCGTGGACGGCCTGTCCGGCGCTCCCGCCCCCGTCGGCGTCACCCCTCTCCTGCTGCTCGCGCTCCCGGTCTGGCTGCTGCACCGGGCCGCCCGCGACGCGACCGCGGGCCCGGACGACGAGGGGGCGACGGAGGATGCGCCCCCTCTGCCCGCCCGTACCGTCTGGCTCGGCGTCGTCGCCGGGTATCTGGCCGTCGGAGGGGGCGTCGCGCTGTACGCGGCCGGCGGCGGGCTGCGTCCCGACTGGGCGTGGACGGCCGTATGCGTGCCGTTGCTCGCCATGACGGCGGCGGGTGCCGGGGTGTGGACGGCGTACGGCCGACCGTGCGGGCCGCTGTCGCCCCGGGTGCTGTATCTGCTGCCCAGGTCGGTCCGGCGGCGGGCGCTCGACCCGGATGCCCGTGGCCGGGGCCTCGCCGCTGTGCGGGCCGCCGGAGCCGGAACCGCCGTGTTCGTCGGGGGCGGGGCGCTGCTCGTCGCGGTGTCGTTGGTGGGGCACGGCGGGGTCGCCCGGGCCTCCTTCCTCCAGCTGACGGAGGCGTGGTCGGGCCGGATCGCCGTACTGCTGCTCTGTCTGGCCCTGATCCCCAATGCGGCGCTGTGGGGTGCGGCCTACGCGCTCGGCCCGGGTTTCGCCCTCGGCGCGGGCCACGTCATCGGCCCGCCGGCCTCCGACCCGGCGCCGCTGCTGCCGCCGTTCCCGCTGCTGTCGGCGGTACCGGACGCAGGGCCGGGCACCCCGCTGACCTGGGCGGTCACCGCGGTTCCGGTGGCGGCCGGGCTGACGGTGGCCTGGTTCACGGCGCGGGCGGCAGGACCCGGAGAGGGGAGGACGCCCTGGTCGGGCGGGCGTACCGCCGCGAACGCGGGTCTTGCCGCCGCCCTGTGCGCGGGCGCGCTCGCCGTGCTGGCCGCGCTGGCGGGCGGCCCGCTCGGGAGGGACGCCCTCGCCCATGTCGGGCCGGTGTGGTGGCAGACGGGCGCGGCGACGCTGGCGTGGACGGCCTCCGTCGCCGTACCGACAGCCCTGGGGCTGCGCGCCTGGCGGCTGCGGAAGCGGCCGAAGGGCACCGGCACGGACATCGGCACGGACACCGGCACACTGAAGTTGACGCCCTCGGCGGCGACCGCCGGGGCGAAGCAGCGGCACGCGACCGCCGACGATGCCTACGCGGCGAGCGACCCCTACGAGGCGGAGGCCGCCTACGACTTCCTCCCCGCCGACCTGCCGTCAGTGTCACCGTCACTGTCGCCCTGGTACGACGACACCGCCTCCCGCGAGGCCCGCTGGGCGGCGCTCAGGGAGGCGTCGTCGACGACGCCTCCGGAGCCGGAGGAAGCGCGGCCGCAGCCGGAGGGGACGCAGCCCTAG
- the purN gene encoding phosphoribosylglycinamide formyltransferase: MAESQAAKRLVVLVSGSGTNLQALLDTVAATGTEAYGAEIVAVGADRDGIEGLARAERAGLPTFVCRVKDHGSRAEWDAALAGAVAAYEPDLVVSAGFMKIVGKEFLALFGGRFVNTHPALLPSFPGAHGVRDALAYGARVTGCTVHFVDDGVDTGPIIAQGVVEIRDEDDESALHERIKEVERRLLVDVVGRLARNGYRIEGRKVVIQ, from the coding sequence GTGGCCGAGTCCCAGGCCGCCAAGCGTCTTGTCGTGCTGGTCTCCGGATCCGGTACGAATCTGCAGGCGCTCCTCGACACCGTCGCGGCCACCGGCACCGAGGCCTACGGGGCCGAGATCGTCGCCGTCGGGGCCGACCGCGACGGCATCGAGGGGCTCGCGCGCGCGGAGCGGGCCGGGCTGCCGACCTTCGTGTGCCGGGTGAAGGACCACGGCAGCCGGGCGGAGTGGGACGCGGCGCTCGCCGGTGCGGTGGCCGCGTACGAACCCGATCTGGTCGTCTCCGCCGGGTTCATGAAGATCGTGGGCAAGGAGTTCCTGGCCCTGTTCGGCGGGCGGTTCGTCAACACGCATCCGGCCCTGCTGCCCAGTTTCCCGGGGGCCCACGGCGTTCGCGACGCGCTCGCGTACGGCGCGAGGGTCACCGGCTGCACCGTCCACTTCGTCGACGACGGCGTCGACACCGGACCGATCATCGCTCAGGGCGTGGTGGAGATCCGGGACGAGGACGACGAGAGCGCTCTGCACGAGCGCATCAAGGAAGTCGAGCGAAGGCTGCTCGTCGATGTCGTGGGGCGGCTCGCCCGCAACGGCTATCGCATTGAGGGACGAAAGGTAGTTATCCAGTGA
- the purH gene encoding bifunctional phosphoribosylaminoimidazolecarboxamide formyltransferase/IMP cyclohydrolase, producing the protein MTVTAESNKRALRRALVSVYDKTGLEELARGLHEAGVELVSTGSTAGRIAAAGVPVTKVEELTGFPECLDGRVKTLHPKVHAGILADLRLEDHRNQLAELGVEPFDLVVVNLYPFRETVASGASPDECVEQIDIGGPSMVRAAAKNHPSVAVVTSPARYADVLSAVQTGGFDLTTRKRLAAEAFRHTAEYDIAVASWFASAYAPADDSQFPEFIAAALERKSTLRYGENPHQPAALYVDGTGTGLAEAEQLHGKEMSYNNYTDTDAARRAAYDHAEPCVAIIKHANPCGIAVGSDVAEAHRKAHACDPLSAFGGVIAVNRPVSKEMAEQVAEIFTEVIVAPDYEDGALEALAKKKNIRVLKAPAAPSHPAEVKPIDGGALLQVTDRLQADGDDPANWTLATGEALSASELAELSFAWKACRAVKSNAILLAKDGASVGVGMGQVNRVDSAKLAVERAGEERARGAYAASDAFFPFPDGLEILTAAGVKAVVQPGGSMRDELVVEAAKKAGVTMYFTGTRHFFH; encoded by the coding sequence ATCACTGTCACGGCCGAGAGCAACAAGCGGGCCCTTCGCCGGGCGCTCGTCAGCGTCTACGACAAGACCGGTCTGGAAGAGCTGGCCCGTGGCCTGCACGAGGCCGGCGTGGAACTCGTCTCCACGGGATCGACGGCGGGCCGGATCGCCGCCGCCGGCGTCCCCGTCACCAAGGTCGAGGAGCTCACCGGCTTCCCCGAGTGCCTGGACGGCCGGGTCAAGACCCTGCACCCCAAGGTGCACGCGGGCATCCTCGCCGACCTGCGCCTGGAGGACCACCGCAACCAGCTCGCCGAGCTGGGCGTCGAGCCCTTCGACCTGGTCGTCGTCAACCTCTACCCGTTCCGCGAGACGGTCGCCTCCGGCGCCTCGCCCGACGAGTGCGTCGAGCAGATCGACATCGGCGGCCCGTCGATGGTCCGCGCCGCCGCCAAGAACCACCCGTCGGTGGCCGTGGTCACCAGCCCGGCGCGGTACGCCGACGTGCTGAGCGCCGTACAGACCGGCGGCTTCGACCTCACCACCCGCAAGCGGCTGGCCGCCGAGGCCTTCCGGCACACCGCCGAGTACGACATCGCGGTGGCGAGCTGGTTCGCGAGCGCCTACGCACCCGCGGACGACTCTCAGTTCCCCGAGTTCATCGCGGCCGCACTGGAGCGCAAGAGCACCCTCCGCTACGGCGAGAACCCGCACCAGCCCGCCGCGCTCTACGTCGACGGCACGGGGACCGGTCTCGCCGAGGCCGAGCAGCTGCACGGCAAGGAGATGTCGTACAACAACTACACGGACACGGACGCCGCCCGCCGTGCCGCGTACGACCACGCCGAGCCCTGCGTCGCGATCATCAAGCACGCCAACCCCTGTGGCATCGCGGTCGGTTCGGACGTCGCCGAGGCGCACCGCAAGGCGCACGCGTGCGACCCCCTGTCGGCCTTCGGCGGGGTCATCGCCGTCAACCGGCCGGTCAGCAAGGAGATGGCGGAGCAGGTCGCCGAGATCTTCACCGAGGTCATCGTCGCGCCCGACTACGAGGACGGCGCCCTCGAAGCCCTCGCCAAGAAGAAGAACATCCGCGTCCTGAAGGCCCCGGCCGCGCCCTCCCACCCCGCCGAGGTCAAGCCCATCGACGGCGGCGCGCTCCTCCAGGTGACGGACCGGCTCCAGGCCGACGGCGACGACCCGGCCAACTGGACCCTGGCGACGGGCGAGGCGCTGTCCGCGTCCGAGCTCGCGGAACTCTCCTTCGCCTGGAAGGCGTGCCGGGCCGTCAAGTCCAACGCCATCCTGCTGGCCAAGGACGGCGCCTCCGTCGGCGTCGGCATGGGCCAGGTCAACCGCGTCGACTCGGCGAAGCTGGCGGTCGAGCGGGCGGGCGAGGAGCGGGCGCGCGGTGCGTACGCGGCCTCGGACGCGTTCTTCCCGTTCCCCGACGGGCTGGAGATCCTGACGGCCGCCGGTGTCAAAGCCGTGGTACAGCCCGGCGGTTCGATGCGGGACGAACTGGTCGTGGAGGCCGCGAAGAAGGCGGGCGTCACGATGTACTTCACGGGGACCCGGCACTTCTTCCACTGA
- a CDS encoding helix-turn-helix domain-containing protein, with protein sequence MPAHPESEQLAAILRALKNRSGLSYEALAKRTDIAGSTLHRYCKGTSVPQDYGSVHRIGTVCGASPDELRSLHRLWALADTARLKENAEDSGKDSGKADGEDSGAVDTAVADTAVEAPATRDPAPARRSRYSVAVAAGAAVLTLGVSAWVLSTNEASSASHDDRVLFSAACRSVVAMGQHDTCVHEVQQLLSDKGADIGVDSDFGPQTLRRVTAFQVFAGLPPNGVVDDATKEALYSSSKVRMNVWSPEKVRQRIRAEFKEAPDKAVAIADCQSFLDPLHILPNTNGTRNWGVFQISDARLRELGGTPRQALDPAWNIGAAKRLWSQNHDFHDWPHCERAADDAASPTGHP encoded by the coding sequence ATGCCCGCACACCCGGAATCCGAACAACTCGCCGCGATATTGCGTGCGTTGAAGAACAGATCAGGACTGAGCTACGAAGCACTCGCGAAGAGGACCGACATCGCCGGTTCCACCCTGCACCGCTACTGCAAGGGCACCTCGGTGCCGCAGGACTACGGAAGCGTCCACCGCATCGGCACGGTCTGCGGCGCGTCCCCCGACGAACTCCGGTCGCTGCACCGGCTGTGGGCGCTCGCGGACACGGCCCGGCTCAAGGAGAACGCGGAGGACAGCGGAAAGGACAGCGGGAAGGCCGACGGGGAGGACAGCGGGGCGGTGGATACCGCGGTGGCGGACACCGCTGTCGAGGCACCCGCGACGCGCGACCCCGCCCCCGCCCGCCGCTCCCGCTACTCCGTGGCCGTCGCCGCAGGGGCGGCGGTCCTGACGCTCGGCGTCTCGGCCTGGGTCCTGTCGACGAACGAGGCGTCGTCCGCCAGCCATGACGACCGCGTGCTGTTCTCGGCCGCCTGCCGTTCCGTGGTGGCGATGGGCCAGCACGACACCTGCGTCCACGAGGTGCAACAGCTGCTGAGCGACAAGGGCGCGGACATCGGCGTCGACTCGGACTTCGGGCCGCAGACCCTGCGCCGGGTCACCGCGTTCCAGGTGTTCGCCGGTCTCCCGCCGAACGGTGTCGTGGACGACGCGACGAAGGAGGCGCTGTACTCGTCGTCGAAGGTGCGCATGAACGTGTGGTCGCCGGAGAAGGTGCGGCAGCGCATCCGCGCGGAGTTCAAGGAGGCGCCCGACAAGGCCGTCGCCATCGCGGACTGCCAGTCCTTCCTTGACCCGCTGCACATCCTGCCCAACACCAACGGCACCCGTAACTGGGGTGTGTTCCAGATCTCCGACGCCCGGCTGCGCGAACTGGGCGGCACACCGCGGCAGGCGCTGGACCCGGCGTGGAATATCGGGGCGGCCAAACGCCTGTGGAGCCAGAACCACGACTTCCACGACTGGCCGCACTGCGAGCGGGCGGCCGACGACGCGGCGTCGCCCACGGGGCACCCCTGA
- a CDS encoding peptidase inhibitor family I36 protein: MNLSVLRPRRIKPLFAVLAVSAAAATALAVPTSASAAQAAPVAVDCASGDICFWTGANFTGQKCSWDVADPD; encoded by the coding sequence ATGAACCTTTCCGTACTCAGGCCGCGCCGCATCAAGCCGCTCTTCGCCGTCCTCGCCGTCAGCGCGGCGGCGGCCACCGCTCTCGCCGTGCCCACGTCCGCTTCGGCCGCACAGGCGGCTCCCGTCGCCGTCGACTGCGCGAGCGGCGACATCTGTTTCTGGACGGGCGCCAACTTCACCGGCCAGAAGTGCTCGTGGGACGTCGCCGACCCCGACTGA
- a CDS encoding bifunctional methylenetetrahydrofolate dehydrogenase/methenyltetrahydrofolate cyclohydrolase, with translation MTAQILDGKATAAAIKSDLTARVAALKEKGVTPGLGTILVGEDPGSQKYVAGKHRDCAQVGIASIQRELPATATQEEIEAAVRELNEDPACTGYIVQLPLPKGIDENRILELMNPDKDADGLHPMNLGRLVLNEPAPLPCTPNGILTLLRSHGVEIKGAEVVVVGRGVTIGRPMPLLLTRRSENATVTQCHTGTRDLAAHLRRADIIVAAAGSAHLVRPEDVKPGAAVLDVGVSRSAEGKIVGDVHPGVAEVAGWISPNPGGVGPMTRAQLLVNVVEAAERSVG, from the coding sequence ATGACCGCCCAGATTCTCGATGGCAAGGCCACCGCAGCCGCGATCAAGTCCGATCTGACCGCCCGCGTGGCGGCGCTGAAGGAGAAGGGCGTCACGCCCGGCCTCGGCACGATCCTCGTCGGGGAAGACCCCGGCAGCCAGAAGTACGTCGCCGGCAAACACCGCGACTGCGCGCAGGTGGGCATCGCCTCCATCCAGCGCGAACTGCCCGCCACGGCCACCCAGGAGGAGATCGAGGCGGCGGTCCGCGAGCTGAACGAGGACCCCGCCTGCACCGGTTACATCGTCCAGCTGCCCCTCCCCAAGGGCATCGACGAGAACCGCATCCTCGAACTGATGAACCCGGACAAGGACGCGGACGGCCTCCACCCGATGAACCTCGGCCGCCTCGTCCTGAACGAGCCGGCCCCGCTGCCCTGCACCCCCAACGGCATCCTCACCCTCCTCCGCAGCCACGGCGTCGAGATCAAGGGCGCGGAGGTCGTGGTTGTCGGCCGCGGTGTCACCATCGGCCGCCCGATGCCGCTGCTGCTCACCCGGCGCAGCGAGAACGCGACGGTGACGCAGTGCCACACGGGTACGCGTGACCTGGCCGCCCACCTCCGGCGCGCCGACATCATCGTCGCCGCCGCGGGCTCGGCCCACCTGGTCCGCCCCGAGGACGTGAAGCCGGGCGCCGCCGTCCTCGACGTCGGTGTCTCGCGCTCCGCCGAGGGCAAGATCGTGGGCGACGTCCATCCGGGCGTCGCCGAGGTCGCCGGCTGGATCTCCCCGAACCCCGGCGGAGTCGGCCCGATGACCCGTGCCCAGCTGCTCGTCAACGTGGTCGAGGCGGCGGAGCGCAGTGTCGGCTGA
- a CDS encoding DUF3017 domain-containing protein, whose product MSGTRTSDIGRTSEPGRVREAGRVSETGGSPEAGGASGPGGRAGAAPASGEPPEPTVVDPVSAPDAEGRPRRTTRRFPLFTRDTARPEGGGRAAPGDAPAPARQWPILAVLSMVGLGLLLTALDVFRYGLLLIGAALLAGAVLRWVVPDVGMLAVRSRFTDMVTYTLLGTAIVLLSMMAQPNPWLTIPFLDDTLHYTIRSQGG is encoded by the coding sequence ATGTCCGGCACCAGGACGTCCGACATCGGAAGGACGTCCGAGCCGGGCCGGGTGCGTGAGGCCGGCCGGGTGTCCGAGACCGGTGGGTCACCCGAGGCCGGAGGGGCGTCCGGGCCGGGCGGTCGGGCCGGCGCCGCTCCGGCGTCCGGTGAGCCGCCCGAGCCCACTGTCGTCGACCCCGTCAGCGCGCCGGACGCCGAGGGGCGGCCCCGGCGTACGACGCGTCGCTTCCCCCTCTTCACGCGGGACACCGCGCGACCCGAGGGAGGCGGCCGGGCGGCTCCGGGGGACGCGCCGGCGCCTGCTCGGCAGTGGCCGATCCTTGCCGTGCTGAGCATGGTCGGGCTCGGACTGCTGCTGACCGCGCTCGACGTGTTCCGGTACGGGCTGCTGCTGATCGGGGCCGCGCTGCTGGCCGGTGCGGTGCTGCGCTGGGTGGTGCCGGACGTCGGGATGCTCGCCGTCCGCTCCCGGTTCACGGACATGGTCACGTACACGCTGCTGGGCACGGCCATCGTGCTGCTGTCGATGATGGCGCAGCCGAACCCGTGGCTGACGATCCCGTTCCTGGACGACACCCTGCACTACACGATCCGCAGCCAGGGCGGATAG
- a CDS encoding helix-turn-helix domain-containing protein encodes MSAWQPLPDDLPPEVRHFVEQVRLLKDRTGLSLAALGARTAYSKSSWQRYLNATQPPPRQAIAALCRVAGLTPADAERFGVRWELAVQAWPRPPAPDPAKPEQQDGVYEEEVPTLPWWVESGSAGSSEASVDPSRRVLLVAVLLVLVLGLVAVVGAVAFG; translated from the coding sequence ATGAGCGCCTGGCAGCCGTTGCCGGACGATCTGCCGCCGGAGGTGCGGCACTTCGTCGAGCAGGTGCGGCTCCTCAAGGACCGCACCGGGCTCAGCCTGGCCGCGCTGGGCGCGCGCACCGCGTACAGCAAGTCCTCCTGGCAGCGGTACCTCAACGCGACCCAGCCGCCGCCCCGGCAGGCGATAGCCGCCCTGTGCCGGGTCGCGGGCCTCACCCCCGCCGACGCCGAGCGCTTCGGCGTCCGCTGGGAACTGGCGGTGCAGGCCTGGCCCCGGCCGCCGGCCCCGGATCCGGCGAAGCCGGAGCAGCAGGACGGGGTGTACGAGGAGGAGGTGCCCACGCTTCCGTGGTGGGTGGAGTCCGGGTCCGCCGGGAGTTCCGAGGCTTCGGTGGATCCGTCCCGGCGGGTGCTGCTCGTCGCCGTGCTCCTCGTACTGGTGCTCGGGCTTGTCGCGGTGGTCGGCGCTGTCGCTTTTGGTTGA
- a CDS encoding XRE family transcriptional regulator: MPRWRALPDELDPQVREFASQLRRLVDRSGLNIAAVADRTGYSKTSWERYLNGRLLAPKGAIVALAEVTGTNPVHLTTMWELAERAWSRSEMRHDMTMEAIRISQARAALGEFGAPAAESKNGSGKNGRAARSATVTPGIAGPAGVSPTVPPQPTATETRDSASDVRAGAARGGASGGSVSSASSASSVSAENNSWGMAGYQGPAARGGAGGRPASPTGTSGPSGVQGAPWTPGTPLAVPGGPPQDARPGGKGGSGGSRRKRRLTMFLAGVVGAAVVVAAALILTDRGDDTPEAKPSPSPTTSAGTNPDLPVGVKCSGAECTGQDPENMGCGGELAQTANSVTVGTTLVEVRYSKTCQAAWARITQAAPGDQVDVTASGAAKQTGAVDTDTDAYTPMVSVKDAGDATACVTLKATGQKGCTQ; this comes from the coding sequence ATGCCTCGTTGGAGGGCCTTGCCGGATGAACTGGATCCGCAGGTCAGGGAGTTCGCGAGCCAGCTGCGCAGGCTCGTGGACCGCAGTGGCCTGAACATCGCGGCGGTGGCCGACCGCACGGGCTACAGCAAGACGTCCTGGGAGCGTTATCTCAACGGCCGGCTGCTCGCGCCCAAGGGCGCGATCGTCGCCCTGGCCGAGGTCACGGGGACCAATCCGGTGCACCTGACCACGATGTGGGAGCTGGCCGAGCGTGCCTGGAGCCGCTCGGAGATGCGCCACGACATGACCATGGAGGCGATCCGGATCTCCCAGGCGCGCGCCGCGCTGGGAGAGTTCGGGGCACCCGCCGCCGAGTCGAAGAACGGAAGCGGCAAGAACGGGCGGGCCGCCCGGAGCGCGACGGTGACTCCGGGAATCGCCGGCCCCGCCGGTGTCTCACCGACCGTGCCGCCGCAGCCGACGGCCACGGAGACCCGGGACTCGGCGAGCGACGTACGGGCCGGCGCTGCGCGGGGCGGTGCGTCCGGCGGCTCGGTGAGTTCCGCGAGTTCGGCGAGTTCCGTCTCGGCCGAGAACAACTCGTGGGGCATGGCCGGGTACCAGGGACCTGCGGCGAGAGGCGGCGCCGGGGGGCGCCCGGCCTCGCCGACGGGAACGTCCGGACCTTCCGGGGTGCAGGGGGCGCCCTGGACTCCCGGTACGCCCCTGGCGGTGCCCGGCGGTCCGCCGCAGGACGCCCGGCCGGGCGGCAAAGGCGGATCCGGCGGTTCACGGCGCAAGCGGCGGCTCACGATGTTCCTCGCGGGCGTCGTGGGAGCGGCCGTGGTGGTAGCGGCGGCCCTGATCCTCACCGACCGGGGCGACGACACACCGGAGGCCAAGCCGAGCCCGTCGCCGACCACCTCGGCCGGCACGAATCCCGACCTGCCGGTCGGGGTGAAGTGCAGCGGCGCCGAGTGCACCGGCCAGGACCCGGAGAACATGGGCTGCGGCGGCGAGTTGGCGCAGACAGCCAACAGCGTCACCGTCGGCACCACGCTCGTCGAGGTCCGCTACAGCAAGACCTGCCAGGCGGCCTGGGCGCGCATCACCCAGGCGGCCCCGGGCGACCAGGTCGACGTCACCGCCTCCGGCGCGGCGAAGCAGACCGGCGCGGTCGACACGGACACCGACGCGTACACGCCGATGGTGTCCGTGAAGGACGCGGGCGACGCGACGGCGTGCGTCACGCTCAAGGCGACCGGGCAGAAGGGCTGCACGCAGTAG
- a CDS encoding malate dehydrogenase, whose amino-acid sequence MTRTPVNVTVTGAAGQIGYALLFRIASGQLLGADVPVRLRLLEITPALKAAEGTAMELDDCAFPLLQGIDITDDPNVAFAGANVGLLVGARPRTKGMERGDLLEANGGIFKPQGKAINDNAADDIKVLVVGNPANTNALIAQAAAPDVPAERFTAMTRLDHNRALTQLAKKTGSTVADIKRLTIWGNHSATQYPDIFHATIAGKNAAEVVSDEKWLAEDFIPTVAKRGAAIIEARGASSAASAANAAIDHIHTWVNGTADGDWASMGIPSDGSYGVPEGLISSFPVTTKDGVYEIVQGLDINEFSRARIDASVQELAEERDAVRALGLI is encoded by the coding sequence ATGACCCGCACTCCCGTGAACGTCACCGTCACCGGCGCGGCCGGCCAGATCGGTTACGCCCTGCTCTTCCGCATCGCCTCCGGCCAGCTGCTCGGCGCGGACGTGCCGGTCAGGCTCCGCCTCCTGGAGATCACCCCGGCGCTCAAGGCCGCCGAGGGCACCGCCATGGAACTGGACGACTGCGCCTTCCCGCTGCTCCAGGGCATCGACATCACGGACGACCCGAACGTGGCCTTCGCCGGCGCGAACGTGGGCCTGCTCGTCGGCGCCCGCCCCCGCACCAAGGGCATGGAGCGCGGTGACCTCCTGGAGGCCAACGGCGGCATCTTCAAGCCCCAGGGCAAGGCCATCAACGACAACGCCGCGGACGACATCAAGGTCCTCGTCGTCGGCAACCCGGCCAACACCAACGCGCTGATCGCCCAGGCCGCCGCGCCGGACGTACCGGCCGAGCGCTTCACCGCGATGACGCGCCTGGACCACAACCGCGCGCTCACGCAGCTCGCGAAGAAGACCGGCTCGACGGTCGCCGACATCAAGCGCCTGACGATCTGGGGCAACCACTCCGCCACCCAGTACCCCGACATCTTCCACGCCACGATCGCCGGCAAGAACGCCGCCGAGGTCGTCAGCGACGAGAAGTGGCTCGCCGAGGACTTCATCCCGACCGTCGCCAAGCGCGGCGCCGCGATCATCGAGGCCCGTGGCGCGTCCTCGGCCGCCTCCGCGGCCAACGCCGCCATCGACCACATTCACACCTGGGTCAACGGCACGGCCGACGGCGACTGGGCCTCCATGGGCATCCCGTCCGACGGCTCCTACGGCGTCCCGGAGGGCCTCATCTCCTCCTTCCCGGTCACCACGAAGGACGGCGTGTACGAGATCGTCCAGGGCCTGGACATCAACGAGTTCTCCCGCGCCCGCATCGACGCCTCGGTGCAGGAGCTCGCGGAGGAGCGCGACGCGGTCCGCGCCCTCGGCCTCATCTGA